The genomic window GCCCAAAATGCTGTTTACCTTCCTGGCACCTGAATTTGGGCGTATCTCCTTCATGGGCTGTATGGCCCAACTCTACTTCTTTCTAGGACTGGCCTGCACTGAGTGTGCACTCCTTGGTGTCATGGCATATGATCGCTATGTAGCTATCTGCAATCCACTCCGCTACCCAGCCATAATGGGCCCTGGTCTCTGTCTCCGTCTGGCCACCAGTTCGTGGTTCAGTGGTTTTACCATATCCCTGGGAAAAGTTTTTTTCATCTCACGCCTTGGCTACTGTGGACCCAATATCATGAATCATTTCTTCTGTGATGTATCCCCACTGCTGAATCTGGCCTGCACTGACATGTCCATGGCTGAGCTCATCGATTTTCTCCTGGCATTGCTCATCCTGATCGTTCCCCTCCTAGTTACCATCTTCTCCTATGTCTCCATCATCTCCACTGTCCTGAAGATCCCCTCTGTCTCAGGCCAACAGAAGGCCTTCTCCACTTGTGTCTCTCACTTAGCGGTAGTGATCATCTTTTACTCAGCTTCACTCTTCATCTATGCCCGGCCCCGGGCCATCTACTCTTTTGACTATAATAAGTTAGTGTCAGTAGTCTATACTGTACTCACCCCACTTCTCAACCCCATTATCTATTGTCTGAGGAACACAGAGGTGAAGGTTGCCCTGAAGAAGACGGTGCAGAGGATGACACAGAAGATGGACTCTGTCTCCTAGGGTTAAAGAGGACTCAGAGAGTTCTTGTACCTCTTCCAGataacctgagtttgaatcctatctctCACACTTAGCAGCTGTATGATCTTTTTTGTACTtactaatatttttttccaattacatgtaaagatagttttcaccattcatttttataagattttgagcttcaaatttttctccctccctctccccaagacagcaagccatctgatataggttaaacatgtacaatcatgttaaacatatttccacattagtcgtgttgtgaaagaagaatcagaagaaaaggggaaaaccccaagaaagaaaaaacaaacaaaatgtgaAAGTAggatgcttcaatctatattcagactcactaattctttctctggatgtagatagcattttccatcatgagtcttttggaattgtcttagatcactgtattactgagaagagctaagtcaatcatagttgataatcatacaatgttgctattgctctgtacaatgttctcctggttctgctcacttcactcagcacaaATTCCTGTGagtccaggttttttctgaaatctgctgagtcatcatttcttataatacaatattcatataccacaacttgttcagtcattccccaatttatggccATCCCCTCAGTCTGCagttctttgccagcacaaaaaaaaagctgctatgcTGTGTGACACATTAACTTCtaacagcctcactttccctaTTTCTGAACTGGGGGTCATAATATCTATATTTCCCACTTCACTGGGTGGTTGTGAAGCCAAAATATCATGGTATACAGTGCTCAGAGTCCTTCATCAATTAGCCAACACTGAGTCTAGCACCAAGTTAGCAAGGATAATTAGTTATGATCAGAAACTACCATCCATGATGGGAATGAGCTACTCTCCTATCCCACCTTGCTTCTCCTTTCACCATGAGATGACCTCTTTCAGTCCAATCTCACACAAGTGTCTGTGTCTCCCATCTCCCTCACCCTGCTCCCCTCAACTGAGAAAGTACTTCATGCCAGTTTTCTGGGCCTACTTGGCTCAGGTGAACAATTtctaggagaaggagaaggaaaaaaagaaaaaagaagagaaagatgaagaaaaggtaGAGGAGAgtaaggaaaagagggaggaagagaaagagtgcAGTGGAGGGAATgttagatttggaattagaagatctTTGTTCAAATTATGGCTTTGGCACTAATTAagtgtgtgaccatggtcaaCTCAACtactatgggcctcagtttcctcatctgcaaaatgagggaattcaGTTAGCTGGCTTTTAagtgccttccagctctcagGCTACGTGCTCCTAGTCGTGGTGGTATTTGCAGATGcttacagttttcaaagaatctttcccattcattcccTTACCTACTGAATAAACCTTTTTAAagagtgcctattgtgtgccaggatCAAAGTTAGAAATTGAAGGCAGAACAAAAATACATTGAACAAAGTCTCTGCCTTTAAAGAACATACATTGTATCCTTTGGTTTTTTTGTTAGCAATAATATGAAACactttattattatcccctttttacagatgagggaactaaagcTAGAGAATTTGAATCACCTGTTGAAAGTCACATGGATGGTAAGAAGAGGAGGCAAGGGCAGTACTGAGATCTtcaactctgtgtgtatgtgtttgtgtttgtgtgtgtgtgtgtgtgtgtgtatgtatgtatgtatgagagagagagagagggagagagagggagagagagggagggagggagagggagagggagagagaggatctgggttcaagtgtcAGCTCTGCTGCTTCCTACTTACGTGACTAAAGGAAAGCCACAtcatttctctaggcctcagtttcctcaactgttaaataaGAGTTGTAATAGATAACCCTGATGTTCTCTCCCAGGACTACACCACTCTATATATTCCAGTGTAggcaaaagaaaagcattttattcTTCAAAAGCACGTTTATggaccttatctcatttgattcccacagcAATCCTGAGAAGCAAAAATTGAGTCTtttttaatcctcattttacaaaaggctgaagttttattgttgctgttgtgtctgactcttcatgacctcatccgGGGTTTTCTTGAtgtgattttgccatttccttctccagctcattttacagataaggaaactgaggcaaacagggttaagtgacttgcccagggtcacacagctagtaaatgtctgaggccagatttgaactcagatcttgggctccaggcctagtactctatccactgtgccacgtagGTGCCCATAGCTGAGGTTGAGGGGAATTGAAATAGCTTTCCCAGGTTCAGTCCATTTTACCACTCTGACTCCATAAGATACATGGTATTTAACAAATTACCATGTATGTTTTAGGGCATTCATGAGAAAAAATCTTTTGCACCTAGAATTGGTGATAATGGTAATGGCTTTAATAGGTGAATTTACAAGTATTCCCTAGCTGGGAACATGGAGGTCCTGTCAAGGAAGTGAATTGGATCATGATAAGAAACAGTATTcttagatggaaaaaaatagaagcacTAAAATCCTCTTTTGTTGTCTAAGACCATTAAAAGGATAATACCAGGTTGACCCACTTAAAGAaaaccttaattttaaaaataattttaaatacagGGGAAGAGAgatacaatttggaactcaaaactttaaaaaaatgtgtgcatgtgtactaAGCTCCAACTGCCCCCTTCCTCAGCTACTTGCTTTCTGTGATATAGTCAGGAAATTTTCCTGGGTTTCTGTCCCTCATTCTTTATGATGCAATTCAGAAAATACTCTGATTTAAGTGGTCCAGACTACCTGCCTTGCTCCATGAGTGATGGGCCAGTTTCTTTCTTAGTGCCACCTCAGCTCTTTATCTAAAATTCTATATTAATTTGAGCTCTAAGTGACTTAGGGTACAGGGTCAGAATGGGCAGGTTGTCCTTGGAGCAATGAAGGGGTGCCCCCACATTGTTCCCTATTGGTACTATGTCCCTTCCTTGGCTGTAGTCCCTGTGCAACagcatcagtcttctggaatagTCCCCTCCCCTCTTGTCCTGCCCCACGTTTGTTAGGCTAGTAGGATTGTCAGATAAGAACTTAATGCcattctattttacaaatgatgtaACAATCCCAGAaaagctgtgacttgcccaatgtcacacaaataGTAGAACAGAGGAACCAAATTTCAAACCTAGGTCCTGGGGCTCTATATCAAGCACTTTTCCCCCTTCGACAcgttccctctctggtaattaaatggaaagagccctggcctGGCATTCATTATATCCCAAGCCTCATCAGCTAGGCTCTGTCCAGAATTTCCTGAGAGATATAGTGACTATACACTTCACCTCTACAGACCCTTTATCCATGAATGAGGGAGGTGGACTAAATGCTAGTTAATAAAACCCTTTTATGTCTCAGATGTGGTCATATCCCACTTCCACAACATCTTGGAGATATAAGTAAGTTACATAAAAGTGAACTTCTCAGAAAAGAGCAATAAAAGAGGAGTCATTTAAAAACTTGTTTTTATGGATGACAGATGGAGGCTCTTGTCTGTCAATAGGGGTGAATAATATTTATCAGAGACTCTTCTGATCAATcttctttataaattttatatgaaGATGTATAAATTTTCCAGAAGTGCTGCTTTGTGGAATCtttaatagaaaacaaaaatatgcagaaatttatattttaaagtatctttacatatttaaaatctgtcattttatagaaataaaaatgttattcagATAACTTTCTTCATACAAGCATTATCTTTCATATCTTAAATTAGAAGCATGAACCAGACTTGGTGGTTCATACCTGCAGTCCCTACTACTAAGGGAGATTGAAGCTAGAGGACTGAGCTACAGTTGGGCTAAAACTGATGTTGAGTTCACACCAAGTCTGGCACCGATATGGCTATGGTGAGCTCCTGGGAGCCACAACCATTAGGCTGCCTAAGAAGGGACTAAATGGCCAACAGAGAAGGTGAAACTTCTGGCTGATCCACTATGGAGGTGAACAGCTGGACATCCACTCCAAGTTAGATAGGGAGAATCAGTGAGAGgtcagaaagaggagaggagagacaaagatggagaaacagagacagaaagacagagcgggggagggggggaaagagggagagggagagagagagagagagagagcaacagagacagagagacagagagatgttggggagaaggagagggagagagatagacagataaagaaatttagaaataCATTAACTAATGGAatttggggtgtagggtgtgttcagaaaggaccagtacctttggtgtaatggctgccaaacccttttcagggctctttccacctttggtgtccacctgtttcacccacctctcacctgtggctccaagaacctgcagcatgcacagcagccataccctggtaaaccgtttcagcagatgggccaaactgGGTTGAGGGTAATCAAAGGGTCTCAAGTCCATTGATGAGttaagggggtgtctaccccaagcatataaAAACTTACcctagtggaatgggcagatgagaacaatttgttccaatggccatgaaggcagctgaagcaggcaatgtggagcaccaaagacgccaaggtcatccaccgcATCATGAGCCAtggccagtcatcttgattctatCCTGcacactggactatgatgactctggaggagagagtgaggctctctgtgcaactctgcctcacttaaatccaattacaCACGAATCAAATATGCCTTTTAAATTGGAGTAAGAAAGACATGGATTGAATGGCATGTCTAATATTTACTGATTTGGGGGCTATaaaccagtcacttaacctctttgactTACAgcttgctcatctgcaaaatggaagaaACAGTAATActggtagttgtgaggatcagtgaGATAATACAAGTACAACCTTGCCATCTTTGAAGTGCCATATCAATggcatttaggattaggataAGGACCCTAGAAATAGACATCAGCTGACAAcaaagttctttccatttcttagtaatatctttcactttattttcttcttatgcTTATAAAAGTTACATGTAGAACTTCAGAAACAGCTGCTTTTATCTGAGTCATTTGGCAAAGAATAGCTGACAATCAGTGCATAAACAtgattttatttaacattttgtcAATCATTTTGTGGGATGTTGGAGAtgcagagataaaaatgaaacagtctctgcctccaaaggatttgttgctgttgttcagtcatttcagttgcatctgactctttgtgaccccactgggattttctcagcagagatattAGAGTGTTTTGCTAATTCctttctcagctcattttacagatgaggaaactgaggcaaacaaggataagtgacttgaccagagtcacacagctagtaagtgtcaaagggtTTACATTCTATCAAGGACAAAAACTTGTCCCCATCTAAATTTGTACAaattaagtatatacaaaataaattgaagataattggGATGAGGGCACTAGCAGCTAGAGGATCAGGGAGGGCCTCATACAGGCAGTATTATTGATTcaagctttgaagaaaactaaggattctaagaatcAGAGGTGACGGAAGGGATGCCTTCCAGGTATGACTGAGATTGTGAGGGAGAGCAAGATGCCTCATTCACATACAAATGAATGCAGAAGAAATTGCCTTAAGAATCATTTTAGCAATTCTGCAGTTGAATCCAGAAGATATTCTTCCCTTGATCACTATTCCTTGTTTCCTTGAACTTTAAGATTGTCAGTTATTACTGTATcataaaaaattctattttctaaaCTATACTACAGTTTTGAGTTGCCTTTACTGATTTCTTTACTCTTATATAGCACATTTGAAGCATATTCAGCTCCATGCTGTACTATGTACAGCATGGAATAAACTAGATCAGAGGTTCAGAAAGGATGGACCAAGGACCCCTGGAACACTTTCAGGAAGTCCATGATGTCAAAGCGACTTTCATCATAAtactgatattttaatttttaacgtGGTAATATcaagatataacccacataacaaaagctctttggggtcctcaataatttttgaaAGGTTAGTGCCTTAAtatctcatttccatttcttgatattttaatttattatttttaacattctttttcaattttaatctccaaattctctccttaccTTCAGCCCCATCCCTTacccactgagaaaacaagtgatatatcaattattcatgtgaattcatgcaaaacatacttctatgttagccatgtttcaaaaaaaggaagaaaaataaagtgagaaaatcatACTTCAATTTATACTCAGAGTTCATCGATTCTCCCTTTGGAggtggataattttttttaattgagtcccttggaattgtcttggatcattgtacccATCAGAGTAGACTAGTCTTTCACAGTCCATCATCATAACATCATTGCTgtttactgtgcacaatgatcttcggttcttctgacttcattttgcatcagttcacatatgtCTTGTCAcgtgttttttttcctctaaaaccaCTTCCATTTCCCATGCTTACTGTTTTACTGATATACTGTTCTTCTGTGTCATTTCCTACAGTACAGCAATaccccatcacaatcatacaacACAACATATTtggctattccccaattgatgagcagttccttgattttcaattctttgccacaacaaaagagctattataaatattttcatgcacataggtccttttcctttgatctctttggaatacagacccagtagtggttttgctaggtcaaaaggtatgcacaattttatagacctttgagcatagtttcaattgttctccagaatagtcgGATGCCTCCACTAGCAGTtcattagtgtgcctattttccctcatcccctccagcatttgtcatttctaatagctgtgtgatag from Notamacropus eugenii isolate mMacEug1 chromosome 1, mMacEug1.pri_v2, whole genome shotgun sequence includes these protein-coding regions:
- the LOC140524988 gene encoding olfactory receptor 6B1-like produces the protein MFTWDNYTQVTEFILLGFPGSVGLHLSLFLLFLLVYSLTVIENIIIITLIRVNPSLHKPMYLFLSNLSFLEVWYISVTVPKMLFTFLAPEFGRISFMGCMAQLYFFLGLACTECALLGVMAYDRYVAICNPLRYPAIMGPGLCLRLATSSWFSGFTISLGKVFFISRLGYCGPNIMNHFFCDVSPLLNLACTDMSMAELIDFLLALLILIVPLLVTIFSYVSIISTVLKIPSVSGQQKAFSTCVSHLAVVIIFYSASLFIYARPRAIYSFDYNKLVSVVYTVLTPLLNPIIYCLRNTEVKVALKKTVQRMTQKMDSVS